The Actinomycetota bacterium genome has a segment encoding these proteins:
- the atpH gene encoding ATP synthase F1 subunit delta: protein MTTSETTGAYARALYDLAALTDSVDAADESLAAIVEAIRGNVALRDALADPAVPGEKKRAIVRDVFTAQSPEAVAVAGLLAERGEAASIDAVAAAYREIAEKERGIVVAEVTTAVPLDEALRSSVTGKLSASLGRPVALRERVDAAVLGGIRIKVAGRVLDGTLSSQVNAMRAVLSSTPQGGEG from the coding sequence ATGACAACTAGCGAGACGACAGGGGCCTACGCACGGGCCCTCTACGATCTCGCCGCCCTGACGGACTCGGTGGACGCGGCCGACGAGTCGCTGGCCGCCATCGTCGAGGCCATCCGCGGCAACGTCGCCCTGCGCGACGCGCTGGCCGACCCTGCGGTGCCGGGCGAGAAGAAGCGCGCCATCGTGCGCGACGTCTTCACCGCCCAGTCGCCGGAGGCGGTCGCCGTCGCGGGGCTGCTCGCCGAGCGCGGCGAGGCGGCGTCGATCGACGCCGTCGCGGCCGCCTACCGCGAGATCGCAGAGAAGGAGCGGGGCATCGTCGTGGCCGAGGTCACGACCGCCGTCCCGCTCGACGAGGCGCTCCGGTCCAGCGTGACCGGCAAGCTGTCCGCCTCGCTGGGCCGGCCCGTCGCGCTGCGCGAGCGCGTCGACGCGGCGGTGCTGGGCGGAATCCGTATCAAGGTCGCGGGCCGCGTGCTCGACGGGACCCTGTCGTCTCAGGTGAACGCGATGCGCGCCGTCCTTTCGAGCACCCCCCAGGGAGGTGAGGGCTAG